A stretch of the Microcella sp. genome encodes the following:
- the sigK gene encoding ECF RNA polymerase sigma factor SigK, producing the protein MLVLVPPEIDVDETAPAADATVETTNALLLRVAQGDQRAFSELYDVIAPRMLGLVRHVLKDHAQSEEVVQEVLLEVWQTAPRFDPNKGKAVTWMLTMAHRRAIDRVRSAQSSRDRDTRIGIRDLDREFDSVAESVEIRIEHDRVEKALSRLSELQRQAVELAYYGGYSHSEVSEMLGVPMGTVKTRLRDGMMRLRTELGVAS; encoded by the coding sequence ATGCTGGTACTCGTGCCCCCCGAAATCGACGTCGATGAGACAGCTCCGGCCGCTGATGCAACGGTCGAGACCACGAACGCCCTGCTGCTGCGGGTCGCGCAGGGCGACCAGCGAGCGTTCAGCGAGCTTTACGACGTCATCGCGCCGCGCATGCTGGGCCTCGTGCGCCACGTGCTGAAAGACCACGCGCAGTCAGAAGAGGTGGTGCAGGAGGTGCTGCTCGAGGTGTGGCAAACCGCTCCCCGCTTCGATCCGAATAAGGGAAAAGCGGTGACGTGGATGCTCACTATGGCCCACCGGAGAGCGATCGATCGCGTACGCAGTGCGCAGTCGTCGCGCGACCGGGACACCAGGATCGGCATCCGTGATCTCGATCGAGAGTTCGATTCGGTCGCAGAGAGCGTCGAGATCCGCATCGAACACGATCGAGTGGAGAAGGCCTTGAGCCGGTTGAGCGAGTTGCAGAGGCAGGCTGTGGAGCTTGCCTACTACGGCGGCTACAGCCACAGCGAGGTCTCCGAGATGCTCGGAGTACCGATGGGCACGGTCAAGACTCGACTGCGCGACGGCATGATGCGGTTGCGCACAGAATTGGGGGTGGCGTCATGA
- a CDS encoding anti-sigma factor codes for MSRRDEDEGTGAVHDDVMNDDEFADVRTALGLAVPPVAPSPGMKSALMAAIATTPQVAPLAAVTPLDESPAAAVSASPTTSAETRAQARWFSRPATLVMAAAAAVALFFGGVLAADLVSPSAPSAADQLAAIVAAPDVSTVVSPVAGGGTSTLVASETAGLSAMVFEGLQPLSDDERYALWYITDGVPTPAGLFAVTGDGAVVQVLEGTFEAGTIVGVTVEPASGSPAPTSDPIVAIATA; via the coding sequence ATGAGTCGACGCGACGAAGACGAAGGCACCGGCGCCGTGCACGACGACGTGATGAACGACGACGAGTTCGCCGATGTGCGCACCGCCCTGGGGCTCGCGGTGCCGCCCGTCGCGCCGTCGCCCGGAATGAAGAGTGCGCTCATGGCGGCGATCGCCACGACGCCGCAGGTCGCACCGCTCGCTGCCGTGACTCCGCTTGATGAGAGTCCGGCAGCTGCCGTGTCTGCCTCGCCGACGACCTCGGCCGAGACTCGGGCGCAGGCCCGCTGGTTTTCACGGCCGGCAACGCTCGTGATGGCGGCTGCCGCGGCCGTTGCGCTGTTCTTTGGGGGCGTGCTCGCCGCCGATCTGGTCAGCCCGAGCGCCCCGAGCGCGGCCGACCAGCTCGCCGCGATCGTCGCGGCACCCGACGTGTCGACGGTCGTGTCGCCCGTTGCCGGCGGTGGCACCTCGACTCTCGTCGCGAGCGAGACGGCGGGCCTCTCGGCCATGGTCTTCGAAGGTCTGCAGCCGCTCAGCGACGATGAGCGCTACGCGCTCTGGTACATCACCGACGGCGTGCCGACGCCCGCGGGCCTGTTCGCTGTGACCGGAGACGGCGCGGTCGTGCAGGTGCTCGAGGGCACCTTCGAGGCGGGCACGATCGTCGGGGTGACCGTCGAGCCCGCGTCGGGCAGCCCGGCACCGACCTCCGACCCGATCGTGGCGATCGCCACGGCCTAG
- a CDS encoding DeoR/GlpR family DNA-binding transcription regulator, which translates to MDAAPQRRERLAGLVADRGFARVVDLARTLDVSEVTVRTDLAALEAEGRLTRVHGGAMPRGLVAERESSLEQSRTRLTRAKQAIAAETAARVRSGESILLDVGSTTLAVAHALVARRDLSELVIVTNGLAIALALEPAIPRFTVVVTGGTVRSLQHSLVNPLATTLLDDVRVDLAILGATGIEAEAGATNVNLPEAEVKRRMVASAARRVLAADSSKLGQVHLGRVAALDELDELITDDRASAAQLDPLRRAGLRVTTVALSRVQ; encoded by the coding sequence ATGGATGCTGCGCCGCAGCGCCGCGAACGGCTCGCGGGTCTCGTGGCCGACCGCGGATTCGCCCGCGTGGTCGACCTCGCCCGCACCCTCGACGTGAGCGAGGTGACCGTGCGCACCGACCTCGCCGCCCTCGAGGCCGAGGGCCGGCTCACACGCGTGCACGGCGGCGCGATGCCGCGCGGGCTCGTTGCCGAGCGTGAGAGCAGCCTCGAGCAGTCGCGCACTCGCCTCACTCGAGCCAAGCAGGCGATCGCCGCCGAGACGGCTGCCCGCGTGCGATCGGGTGAGAGCATCCTGCTCGATGTCGGATCGACGACGCTCGCTGTCGCGCACGCCCTCGTCGCGCGACGCGACCTCAGCGAGCTCGTCATCGTGACGAACGGTCTCGCCATCGCCCTCGCGCTCGAGCCGGCGATTCCGCGGTTCACGGTCGTCGTCACGGGCGGCACCGTGCGGTCGCTGCAGCACTCTCTCGTGAACCCGCTCGCCACCACTCTGCTCGACGATGTGCGGGTCGACCTGGCCATTCTCGGCGCGACCGGCATCGAGGCTGAGGCGGGCGCGACCAACGTGAATCTGCCCGAGGCTGAGGTCAAGCGGCGCATGGTGGCGAGCGCCGCCCGCCGGGTGCTCGCGGCCGACTCGTCAAAGCTCGGCCAGGTGCACCTCGGCCGTGTGGCGGCTCTCGACGAACTCGACGAGCTCATCACCGACGATCGCGCGAGCGCTGCCCAACTCGACCCGCTGCGCCGTGCCGGACTGCGGGTCACCACCGTCGCGCTCTCGCGCGTACAGTGA
- a CDS encoding cupredoxin domain-containing protein, which translates to MSPTARITRSGLALVALPALLAVLVGCTGVTPGAPDEPMSASEAAVEAGPNEVVTLSLRFMPEDITVPVGTTVTWRNGETIGHTITSGAWGDVNESTGLRGSQTADGLFDHALAPMGQEGDTFSFTFDEPGEYLYFCQPHLTMNARVIVEG; encoded by the coding sequence ATGTCACCGACTGCACGTATCACTCGCTCAGGGCTCGCGCTCGTCGCGCTGCCGGCACTGCTCGCCGTTCTCGTCGGATGCACCGGGGTCACTCCGGGCGCGCCCGATGAGCCGATGAGCGCGTCGGAGGCCGCGGTTGAAGCCGGCCCGAACGAGGTCGTCACTCTCTCGCTGCGCTTCATGCCAGAAGACATCACCGTGCCCGTGGGCACCACCGTCACCTGGCGCAACGGCGAGACCATCGGGCACACGATCACCTCGGGTGCCTGGGGCGACGTCAACGAGAGCACGGGCCTGCGCGGGTCGCAGACGGCTGACGGACTGTTCGATCACGCACTCGCGCCGATGGGGCAGGAGGGTGACACGTTCTCGTTCACCTTCGACGAGCCGGGGGAGTACCTGTACTTCTGCCAGCCGCACTTGACGATGAACGCTCGCGTGATCGTCGAAGGCTGA
- a CDS encoding aldose 1-epimerase family protein, with protein sequence MSTPPTGEQYALHHDGAHGPVEAVITTVATALRHLTVDGHDLVQGFPETSTPPYGCGIVLVPWPNRVRDGRWMLDDEVRQLDLTEVDKSNAIHGLLRNTSYQLVERRDDAVTLGAAVVPQHGWPFHLWTTVEYRLTGNGVTVTHAVTNLGERAAPYAVGTHPFIRVGSHPVDELTITARTVEHVMVDDRLNPVGLEPAIGEWDLTEGRVVGELALDDAFRVEPDPDGVVRTVLSAPDGTETEVWQNGDWPWLQLFITRSFPTADGPVTAIAVEPMTAPADALNSGVGLRWIEPGASWSGSWGICRPA encoded by the coding sequence ATGAGCACTCCTCCCACGGGCGAGCAGTATGCCCTGCACCACGACGGAGCCCACGGTCCGGTCGAGGCCGTCATCACGACCGTCGCCACCGCGCTGCGTCACCTCACCGTCGACGGGCACGACCTCGTGCAGGGTTTCCCCGAGACCTCCACGCCGCCCTACGGCTGCGGCATCGTGCTGGTTCCGTGGCCGAATCGCGTGCGAGATGGGCGGTGGATGCTCGACGACGAGGTCAGGCAGCTCGACCTCACCGAGGTCGACAAGAGCAACGCGATTCACGGCCTGCTGCGCAACACCTCGTACCAACTGGTCGAGCGTCGCGACGACGCTGTGACCCTGGGGGCCGCGGTCGTGCCGCAGCACGGCTGGCCGTTCCACCTCTGGACGACCGTCGAGTACCGCCTGACGGGCAACGGCGTCACGGTGACGCACGCCGTGACGAACCTCGGCGAGCGTGCGGCGCCCTACGCAGTGGGCACGCACCCGTTCATCCGCGTCGGCTCGCACCCCGTCGACGAGCTCACGATCACCGCGCGCACGGTCGAGCACGTCATGGTCGACGATCGGCTCAACCCGGTCGGGCTCGAGCCGGCGATCGGCGAATGGGATCTCACCGAGGGCCGGGTCGTGGGCGAGCTCGCCCTCGACGACGCGTTCCGCGTCGAGCCCGACCCCGACGGAGTCGTGCGCACCGTGCTCTCGGCTCCCGACGGCACCGAGACCGAGGTGTGGCAGAACGGCGACTGGCCGTGGCTGCAGCTGTTCATCACGCGATCGTTCCCGACCGCCGACGGCCCCGTCACGGCCATCGCCGTCGAGCCCATGACCGCACCGGCCGACGCCCTCAACTCGGGTGTAGGCCTTCGGTGGATCGAGCCCGGCGCCTCGTGGTCGGGCAGCTGGGGCATCTGCCGCCCGGCCTGA
- a CDS encoding transposase, whose translation MAREFSQEFKDQVVELYRRGRTFKDLAREFDLSATTISNWVRVADKKSAQPPPGEPPESDKAKVARLERELAERNEELEVLGKALAFFARRHR comes from the coding sequence ATGGCTCGGGAGTTTTCGCAGGAGTTCAAGGATCAAGTCGTCGAGCTCTACCGGCGCGGTCGAACGTTCAAGGACCTCGCGAGGGAGTTCGACCTGTCGGCCACGACCATCTCGAACTGGGTGAGAGTGGCCGACAAGAAATCTGCGCAGCCGCCACCCGGGGAGCCGCCGGAATCGGATAAGGCCAAAGTTGCCCGGCTCGAGCGGGAGCTCGCAGAACGCAATGAGGAGTTAGAGGTTCTGGGAAAAGCATTGGCCTTCTTCGCCAGGCGACACCGATAG
- a CDS encoding arsenate reductase ArsC: MASVPAYTPRVTSTHAPHRPTVLFVCVHNAGRSQMAAGYLQHLAGDRVTVLSAGSEPKDQINPIAVEAMAEEGIDIAHNVPRVLTTESVKESDVVITMGCGDACPIFPGKRYEDWELDDPAGQGIESVRVIRDDIKGRVQALVAELLPAP, from the coding sequence ATGGCCTCCGTGCCCGCCTATACTCCTCGGGTGACCTCAACCCACGCCCCCCATCGACCGACTGTTCTCTTCGTGTGTGTGCACAACGCCGGCCGATCGCAGATGGCTGCCGGGTATCTGCAGCACCTGGCGGGCGACCGTGTGACTGTGCTGTCGGCGGGGTCGGAACCGAAAGACCAGATCAACCCGATCGCGGTCGAGGCCATGGCCGAAGAGGGCATCGACATCGCTCACAACGTGCCGAGAGTACTGACGACCGAATCGGTCAAAGAGTCAGACGTGGTCATCACCATGGGGTGCGGAGACGCGTGTCCGATCTTCCCGGGCAAGCGCTACGAAGACTGGGAGCTCGACGACCCTGCCGGGCAGGGCATCGAGTCGGTGCGCGTGATCCGCGACGACATCAAGGGCCGCGTCCAGGCGCTCGTCGCCGAACTCCTGCCCGCTCCCTGA
- the galT gene encoding galactose-1-phosphate uridylyltransferase, producing MTIRFHSTTLADGRELIYVDDADTTLGAERSIDRRVLDPRPETASMRQDVLTGEWVSIASNRQNRVFMPPPDQDPLAPASEANPSEIPSNYDVAVFENRSPSFGPALTHENAPQGLDDLAEIGIGRSRTSVGRCEVVCFSPEHEGSFGSQSVSRARTVIEAWAHRTAALSALPGIQQVFPFENRGAEIGVTLPHPHGQIYAYPFVTPRTSTLLRSIDAVGPDLFARVLESEQAGDRVVLHGDHFTAFVPFAARWPIEVHVLPHRHVPDFAALTEAEKDELAPFYRRLLRGIDALYPTPTPYIAAWHQAPVHVGRDTVRLMLQVTSPRRGADRLKYLAGSEAAMGAFIGDVAPEAQATFIREGIESTGND from the coding sequence GTGACGATCCGCTTCCACTCCACGACGCTCGCCGACGGCCGCGAGCTCATCTACGTCGACGACGCCGACACCACGCTCGGCGCCGAACGCTCGATCGACCGGCGCGTGCTCGACCCGCGGCCCGAGACGGCGAGCATGCGGCAAGACGTGCTCACCGGCGAGTGGGTGTCAATCGCGAGCAATCGGCAGAACCGCGTGTTCATGCCGCCGCCCGACCAAGACCCGCTCGCGCCGGCAAGCGAGGCCAACCCCAGCGAGATTCCGAGCAACTACGACGTCGCCGTCTTCGAGAACCGCTCCCCCAGCTTCGGCCCGGCCCTCACGCATGAGAACGCTCCGCAGGGGCTGGATGATCTCGCCGAGATCGGCATCGGCCGCAGCCGCACGAGCGTCGGGCGCTGCGAGGTCGTCTGCTTCTCGCCCGAGCACGAAGGCTCGTTCGGCTCGCAGTCGGTGAGTCGAGCCCGCACCGTCATCGAGGCCTGGGCGCACCGCACGGCCGCGCTCAGCGCGCTGCCCGGCATTCAGCAGGTGTTCCCCTTCGAGAACCGCGGCGCCGAGATCGGCGTCACGCTGCCGCACCCGCACGGGCAGATCTACGCCTACCCCTTCGTCACCCCGCGCACGAGCACGCTGCTGCGGTCGATCGACGCGGTCGGGCCCGACCTCTTCGCGCGCGTGCTCGAGAGCGAGCAGGCCGGCGATCGCGTCGTACTGCACGGTGACCACTTCACCGCCTTTGTGCCGTTCGCCGCGCGCTGGCCGATCGAGGTGCACGTGCTGCCGCATCGCCACGTGCCCGACTTCGCCGCCCTCACCGAAGCCGAGAAAGACGAACTGGCACCGTTCTATCGTCGCCTCTTACGCGGCATCGACGCGCTCTACCCGACGCCGACGCCCTACATCGCCGCGTGGCACCAAGCGCCCGTGCACGTCGGGCGCGACACCGTGCGGCTCATGCTGCAGGTGACGAGCCCGCGTCGCGGCGCTGACAGACTGAAGTATCTGGCCGGCTCGGAGGCCGCGATGGGCGCCTTCATCGGCGACGTCGCCCCCGAAGCGCAGGCCACGTTCATCCGTGAGGGAATCGAGAGCACCGGCAATGACTGA
- a CDS encoding aquaporin — translation MTAEPTDPSAIAAAPPLVTRLAAETLGSGVLGGTVIASGIMATLISSDVGVQLLINAVSTGAALTVLILVLGPVSGAQLNPAVTAALAADGRVPLREILPTIAAQLVGFVLGAIVANLMFSGAAVSFSTTVRGEPGLLLGEVVATAGLVAVILTLVARDQRGWIPAAVGLYITSAYFATSSTSFANPGITIGRMLSESFAGIAPESAPLFVAAQLIGAAIGLLLVRLVMEPRARR, via the coding sequence GTGACCGCCGAGCCTACTGATCCGTCTGCGATCGCAGCGGCCCCGCCGTTGGTGACTCGCCTCGCTGCCGAGACCCTCGGCAGCGGCGTGCTCGGCGGCACCGTGATCGCATCGGGCATCATGGCGACGCTCATCTCGAGCGACGTCGGGGTGCAGCTGCTCATCAACGCCGTGTCGACCGGCGCCGCGCTCACCGTGCTCATTCTCGTGCTGGGGCCTGTCAGCGGGGCCCAACTCAACCCCGCCGTCACCGCGGCACTCGCCGCCGATGGTCGAGTTCCTCTGCGCGAGATCCTGCCCACCATCGCTGCACAGCTCGTCGGTTTCGTGCTCGGCGCGATCGTTGCGAACCTCATGTTCAGCGGGGCCGCCGTGTCATTCAGCACGACGGTGCGCGGCGAGCCCGGGCTGCTGCTGGGCGAGGTGGTCGCCACGGCGGGGCTCGTGGCGGTCATCCTGACCCTCGTGGCCCGCGACCAGCGGGGTTGGATTCCCGCCGCGGTCGGGCTCTACATCACGAGCGCTTACTTCGCGACGAGCTCTACGAGCTTCGCCAACCCCGGCATCACGATCGGCCGGATGCTGAGCGAGAGCTTCGCGGGTATCGCCCCGGAGAGCGCACCCCTTTTCGTCGCCGCGCAGTTGATCGGTGCCGCGATCGGCCTGCTGCTCGTACGGCTCGTCATGGAGCCTCGCGCGCGACGGTAG
- a CDS encoding IS3 family transposase, translated as MYRWIAAEKARAPSRRVTMLCRVLGVSRSGYYDWISRGPSRHDLEDAAALEKIEAIHADFPYYGAPRMHQALLLQGMRIGRHRVARLLRENGLHARRGRIGTRKRSVPTVRRVEIIDVVQRHFVAAAANRLWFTDLTMIRTGEGWLHAAVVLDAFNREVISWATDSKEAPGTVMTALREAIKIRQPSPGCVIHSDRGYQFTSHDWINLAAEHSMTVSIGERKDPRDNAVMESWFASMKNEELYPVGQPATRANARARLFGYIWSYNNHRLHSSLGYKSPIHYN; from the coding sequence ATCTATCGGTGGATCGCGGCGGAGAAGGCAAGAGCTCCTTCTCGACGCGTCACGATGCTGTGTCGCGTGCTCGGGGTCTCCCGTTCGGGCTACTACGACTGGATCTCTCGCGGCCCGAGTCGGCATGATCTCGAGGATGCCGCCGCGCTGGAGAAGATCGAGGCGATTCACGCCGACTTTCCCTATTACGGAGCTCCGCGCATGCATCAAGCTTTGCTGTTGCAGGGGATGCGGATCGGCCGGCATCGGGTGGCGAGATTGCTCCGTGAGAACGGCCTGCACGCGCGTCGCGGGCGCATCGGAACCCGCAAACGCTCTGTTCCAACGGTGAGACGGGTCGAGATCATCGACGTCGTGCAACGCCACTTCGTTGCCGCAGCAGCGAACCGGTTGTGGTTCACCGACCTCACGATGATTCGCACCGGGGAAGGGTGGCTGCACGCCGCCGTCGTGCTCGATGCGTTCAATCGGGAAGTGATCTCTTGGGCCACGGATTCGAAGGAGGCTCCCGGGACGGTCATGACCGCCTTGCGAGAGGCAATCAAGATCCGCCAACCATCGCCGGGATGCGTCATCCACTCGGACCGCGGATACCAGTTCACATCCCACGACTGGATCAACCTCGCTGCTGAACACTCGATGACAGTCTCGATCGGGGAGCGAAAGGATCCACGCGACAACGCCGTGATGGAATCCTGGTTCGCTTCAATGAAGAACGAAGAGCTCTATCCCGTCGGGCAGCCCGCTACGCGGGCCAATGCGAGGGCGAGGCTATTCGGCTATATCTGGTCCTACAACAACCACAGGTTGCATTCCAGCCTTGGTTACAAGTCGCCGATTCACTACAACTGA
- a CDS encoding phosphate ABC transporter substrate-binding protein PstS family protein — protein MSTKYSKSAAFAATLAAAALFLSACAGTTETDEPAEGGEALSGAVVIDGSSTVAPNTEVAAELFQEVQPDVQVSVGVSGTGGGFEKFCNGETDISEASRRIADDEIAACEANGIEFVELGVANDGLAVVVNPENDFVDCLTVDEISSMWRPEAPVTNWADVRAGFPDLEITLYGPGTDSGTFDFFTDEINGDSGAINPAYNDIGEDDNAAVLGVAGAPGNSAFIPLSFVEAAGDQVRAIAIENEAGECVEPSLDTVLTGEYNPLGRQLFVYPSAEALTKPQVLAFLEFYITNQATIAETAGFIPLNDDQEAEALAALQSLVGYGLARV, from the coding sequence ATGTCCACCAAGTACAGCAAGTCGGCGGCGTTCGCCGCCACGCTCGCTGCAGCCGCGCTGTTCCTCAGCGCCTGCGCGGGCACGACCGAGACCGACGAGCCCGCTGAGGGTGGCGAGGCGCTGAGCGGCGCCGTCGTCATCGACGGCTCGTCGACGGTTGCTCCGAACACCGAGGTTGCCGCCGAGCTGTTCCAAGAGGTCCAGCCCGACGTGCAGGTCTCCGTGGGTGTCTCCGGCACCGGCGGTGGTTTCGAGAAGTTCTGCAACGGCGAGACCGACATCTCCGAGGCCTCGCGCCGCATCGCCGACGACGAGATCGCAGCCTGTGAGGCGAACGGCATCGAGTTCGTCGAGCTCGGCGTTGCGAACGACGGCCTCGCGGTCGTCGTCAACCCTGAGAACGACTTCGTCGACTGCCTCACCGTTGACGAGATCTCGTCGATGTGGCGTCCCGAGGCTCCGGTGACCAACTGGGCCGACGTGCGCGCGGGCTTCCCCGACCTCGAGATCACGCTCTATGGCCCCGGCACCGACTCGGGCACGTTCGACTTCTTCACCGACGAGATCAACGGTGACAGCGGCGCCATCAACCCGGCCTACAACGACATCGGAGAAGACGACAACGCTGCAGTGCTCGGTGTTGCCGGCGCCCCGGGCAACTCGGCCTTCATTCCGCTCTCGTTCGTCGAGGCCGCGGGCGACCAGGTTCGTGCCATCGCGATCGAGAACGAGGCCGGCGAGTGCGTCGAGCCCTCGCTCGACACCGTGCTGACGGGCGAGTACAACCCGCTCGGACGCCAGCTGTTCGTGTACCCCTCGGCCGAGGCGCTGACGAAGCCGCAGGTGCTCGCGTTCCTCGAGTTCTACATCACCAACCAGGCGACCATCGCCGAGACCGCGGGTTTCATTCCGCTGAACGACGACCAGGAAGCAGAGGCCCTCGCGGCTCTGCAGTCGCTGGTCGGCTATGGGCTTGCCCGGGTTTGA
- a CDS encoding DNA-directed RNA polymerase subunit beta, whose product MVDQPRRPVRLPSEAFDVQPGGLDPAVTMRIAHDSARALVHRVRASDDPDLIERMVAYTDEHGLDVLAELWSQSGPRTLPGALWRLSLLRALVRGDAAGAALVFQRGSEVLSTADVVIAGAESPTGPDEILRLADQVLRGAYDGDFAVALDRAAAFCRTSAAGAADLADDADAALDDARASDFTTRAARLAATARDFTACARLERAGTLD is encoded by the coding sequence ATGGTCGATCAGCCGCGCCGCCCCGTGCGCCTGCCCAGCGAGGCCTTCGACGTGCAGCCGGGCGGGCTCGATCCCGCAGTCACCATGCGCATCGCGCACGACTCGGCGCGCGCGCTCGTGCACCGAGTGCGGGCGAGCGACGACCCCGACCTCATCGAGCGCATGGTCGCCTACACCGACGAGCACGGCCTCGATGTGCTCGCCGAGCTGTGGTCGCAGTCGGGCCCGCGCACCCTGCCGGGGGCACTCTGGCGCCTGTCGCTGCTGCGCGCGCTCGTGCGGGGCGATGCGGCGGGGGCTGCGCTCGTGTTCCAGCGCGGCAGCGAAGTGCTCTCGACGGCCGACGTGGTCATCGCCGGCGCCGAGAGCCCGACGGGGCCCGACGAAATTCTGCGGCTTGCCGACCAGGTGCTGCGCGGCGCCTACGACGGCGACTTCGCGGTCGCGCTCGATCGAGCCGCCGCCTTCTGCCGCACCTCTGCGGCCGGTGCGGCCGATCTCGCCGACGACGCGGATGCTGCGCTCGACGACGCCCGCGCCAGCGACTTCACAACCCGCGCCGCCCGATTGGCCGCGACCGCGCGCGACTTCACGGCCTGCGCGCGCCTCGAGCGGGCGGGCACGCTCGACTGA
- the galK gene encoding galactokinase, which produces MTDIRDDARDGFEAVFGHAPDGLWSAPGRVNLIGEHTDYNEGFVLPFAIDRRTVIALGARDDRRVRVASTFADELAEIDLDALAPQALDGWSAYPLGVAWAFSEFGADLGAVPGVDLFIDSDVPVGAGLSSSAAIESAVALALNDVWQLGLDRRTLARVGQRAENVAVGAPTGIMDQSASLLGQVDHAVFLDCRSLESELVPLGLAEAGLAILVIDTGVKHSHATGGYGERRAACERGAAAMGASSLRDLTVDDLPRAQQLLDDVTFRRIRHVITENQRVLDTVAVLRAEGASAIGELLDASHRSMRDDFEISVPELDLAVETAVGAGAIGARMTGGGFGGAAIALVKVDDLSRVQVAIDNAFGEHAFGQPDTFVVTASDGAARN; this is translated from the coding sequence ATGACTGACATTCGCGACGACGCGCGCGACGGCTTCGAGGCCGTCTTCGGGCACGCGCCCGATGGTCTTTGGTCGGCCCCCGGCCGCGTCAACCTCATCGGCGAGCACACGGACTACAACGAAGGCTTCGTGCTGCCCTTCGCGATCGACCGCCGCACAGTCATTGCGCTCGGCGCGCGCGACGACCGTCGAGTGCGCGTCGCGAGCACCTTCGCCGACGAGCTGGCCGAGATCGATCTGGATGCTCTCGCGCCGCAGGCGCTCGACGGATGGTCGGCGTACCCCTTGGGAGTGGCCTGGGCGTTCAGCGAGTTCGGTGCCGACCTCGGCGCCGTGCCCGGAGTCGACCTGTTCATCGATTCCGACGTGCCCGTCGGCGCTGGCCTCTCGAGCTCAGCGGCCATCGAGAGCGCCGTCGCGCTCGCTCTCAATGACGTGTGGCAGCTCGGGCTCGACCGTCGCACGCTCGCGCGCGTCGGGCAGCGTGCCGAGAACGTCGCCGTCGGCGCACCGACCGGCATCATGGACCAGTCGGCGTCGCTGCTCGGCCAGGTCGACCATGCGGTGTTTCTCGACTGCCGCTCGCTCGAGAGCGAGCTCGTGCCGCTCGGGCTCGCCGAGGCGGGCCTCGCCATTCTCGTCATCGACACCGGGGTCAAGCACAGTCACGCCACGGGCGGGTACGGCGAGCGCCGCGCCGCGTGTGAGCGCGGGGCTGCCGCGATGGGCGCATCCTCTCTGCGCGATCTGACGGTTGACGACCTGCCGCGCGCGCAGCAGCTGCTCGACGACGTGACCTTCCGGCGCATCCGTCACGTCATCACCGAGAATCAGCGGGTGCTCGACACTGTCGCCGTACTGCGGGCCGAGGGTGCGTCGGCGATCGGCGAGCTGCTCGATGCCTCGCACCGCAGCATGCGCGACGACTTCGAGATCTCGGTGCCCGAGCTCGACCTCGCCGTCGAGACCGCTGTCGGTGCCGGCGCGATTGGCGCGCGCATGACGGGTGGAGGCTTCGGCGGTGCGGCGATTGCGCTCGTCAAGGTCGACGACCTCTCGCGCGTGCAGGTCGCGATCGACAACGCGTTCGGCGAGCACGCCTTCGGCCAGCCCGACACCTTTGTCGTCACGGCCTCAGACGGAGCCGCCCGCAACTGA